Sequence from the bacterium genome:
GTCAAACGCATCGACACGGAGATCAAGGCGCTTTCCCGCGAGCTCGATCTGTCGCGCCAGATTCAGGGACTCGTTTCCGAATACAGCCTGTTCGACGACGCCGCCGTTTTCGCGCCGGGGCCGCGCACGCACGCGGCGCGCGGCGACGAGGGACCGTCCACGCCCGAAACCGGCGACGAATCCGGCGTGCACATCTCGCCGATCGAGGACGGCTCCGCCGGCGCCGGCGCCACGGAGATCACCTCCTCGATCGAGCAGGAAATCCGGCGCCTGAAGGGACTGCGTTCGTATATGCGTGAACTGCGCGAGGCGCTCACCAAGCGCATCCGTGAGATCGAGGGGCGCCTGGCGGCGCCGGCCGGCCGGCGCGAGGACGCCCGCGGGCCGATTGCGGCCGGGCCGACTCCGATCCGGGAGGTGAGGTCATGAGACGATCGCCCGCAAGGACCGTCGCGGCCTTTGCCGTCGCGAGCCTCGTTTTGGGCTTTTTGACCGCGCCGGCGGCGGCGGAGAGCCCGGCCCTGCGCGCGACGGCGACCGTGCTGGCCGAATACGATGACAACGTTCGCAAGGTCGTCAACGATCGCGAGGCGGATTTCCTCGCGCGCGTTTTCCTCGACGCGCGCCTTGGCCTCGGCCTGTCCGACAATAACCGCGTGGCCGCGTCGTACGCGCTCGGCGCCAAGAAATTCCTCGAACTCGACGACGAAGACACGCTCATCAACCAGCTCGGGATTCGCCTGACGAACACGAGCCTCGGTGCGACGTATCTGGGCGGGGAGGCGATCGGCAAGTTGCGCAACGTGCGCGACGGCCAGGAGGACTACAACAAGCTGATCGGCCGCGCGTTCGTGGGCCACCACTTCGCGCCGGATGTCACCGGCGAGATCTTCGCGGGTTACAGCCGGTTCGATTTCCGCACCTACGATTTCTACGACTACTGGACGCAGTCGGTCGGTGCGCAGACGGTCAAGCGCTTTTCACGCGACATTCACCTGGGGCTGCACTACACGCTCGAGGACAAGCACTACCCGTTCTTCGCGTACGAAAGTTTCCGCTCGTCGACGGGCGACGTTTTCCTGCGCGAGGGGGACGATCTGCGCCAGGACACCCTGCACGAGGTCGGTTTCTTCCTCACGAGCCCGCGGTTCATCCTTGTCACTTTCGGCTACGATTTCCAGATCAACGACTCCAACTCGTACGGCGATATCTATTACAACCACCGCCTGCGGCTGACGCTCTCGCGCTCGCTCACGGACGATCTGAACGCGCACGTCTTCGCTATCGCGAATTTCCGCGACAGCTATCAGGAGGTGCTCATCCCCCACAGCTTCTCCGTGGAGGAAGACGACGAGAACTTCAACCAGGCGATCGCGAAGCTGAACTACCGCATCGCGGAACACCTCTGGCTCGAGGCGCGCTACGGCCGCTTCTGGAGCCTGTATTCGGTGCGGCAATTCAACTACACGAAAAACACCTATGCCCTCGGTCTCACCGCCGGATTCTGATATCGCCGCGAAGCGCATCGCCGCGGTCATCCCCGCGCTCAACGAGGCGGGCACGATCGCCGAATGCCTGCGCGCGATTCTCGCGGAAACCGGCGTCACGGCGATCGTCGCCGATGGCGGCAGCCGCGACGGCACGGTCGAAATCGCCGCGCGATTTCCGAACACGATCGTCATTACGTCCGCGCCCGGCCGCGCCCGGCAGATGAACGCGGGCGCCGCCGCGGCGCAAGGCGAGATCCTCGTGTTCTGCCACGCGGACACGATCCTGCCCAAGGGCTGGGCGGACGCGGTGCGGGCGACGCTTGCCGACCCGGGCGTCGCGCTCGGCGCGTTCCGCTTCGCGCTTCCCGGCAGACGCGCGGCGTATCGCGTCATCGAATGGGGCGTCGCGCTGCGCTGCGCGCTTT
This genomic interval carries:
- a CDS encoding TIGR04283 family arsenosugar biosynthesis glycosyltransferase, coding for MPSVSPPDSDIAAKRIAAVIPALNEAGTIAECLRAILAETGVTAIVADGGSRDGTVEIAARFPNTIVITSAPGRARQMNAGAAAAQGEILVFCHADTILPKGWADAVRATLADPGVALGAFRFALPGRRAAYRVIEWGVALRCALFDLPYGDQALFVRAADLPAGGFAPPPAMEDVEFVRAMRRRGGVALLPAPAVTSDRAWRRNGAIRRTLANWSAALRYRFLARSREWTREDHVK